In one Deltaproteobacteria bacterium genomic region, the following are encoded:
- a CDS encoding leucyl aminopeptidase, with translation MKITVISDHIRGVAADILAVGLFEGTKRLLGVTKIVDEIIGGAIARAVKRGELKGKFGETMVFLSEGRLASDRVVVVGLGSKEKFSLDRARHLSLYPVKIAKSLKKKHLATVLPGDGEGGFDVRDLSRFLTLGYLLSNYSYDRFREEKAHRLDRLTIVDEKGGSAKEINRGVFEARGTAAGVNYARDLVNTPPVYLRPDDLAKEAAKLSVGKVRVRVYNEREIKKMGMRGLYAVGMGSPSPPRLIVANYRGGRVKDKPLAVIGKGVTFDTGGISLKKWEGMDKMKYDMAGAAAALGVLKAISSLGVKKNVLVVVPVAENMPSGTAYRPGDVIKMMSGKTVEVLTTDAEGRLILADAIHFARTKFGAKAIIDIATLTGACVVALGGISMGMMGNDRGLLDKFAEASKQSGERSWELPLFEEYGEQIKSEVADIKNLGGPEAGAITAGYFLSHFVGDAPWVHLDIAGVAWRDKENMGYMPGATGAGVRLVTELVKSYD, from the coding sequence ATGAAGATCACGGTTATCTCGGATCATATCCGGGGGGTTGCTGCAGATATCCTTGCAGTCGGCCTCTTTGAAGGAACGAAGAGGCTGCTTGGTGTCACGAAGATAGTCGATGAAATAATCGGGGGCGCTATCGCCCGGGCCGTCAAAAGGGGTGAACTGAAAGGCAAATTCGGCGAAACCATGGTCTTTTTGTCGGAGGGCAGACTTGCATCGGACCGCGTCGTTGTGGTCGGACTCGGTTCAAAGGAGAAATTCTCTCTGGACAGGGCCAGACACCTTTCGCTGTACCCGGTGAAGATCGCCAAGAGTCTCAAGAAAAAACACCTTGCCACGGTGCTGCCCGGTGACGGTGAGGGCGGCTTTGATGTGAGGGATCTATCCAGGTTCCTGACCCTCGGGTATCTCCTTTCCAACTATTCTTACGACAGGTTCAGGGAAGAGAAGGCACATCGTCTGGATCGGCTGACCATTGTCGATGAGAAGGGTGGATCCGCGAAAGAAATAAACAGGGGCGTTTTCGAGGCCAGAGGAACAGCCGCGGGAGTCAATTATGCCCGGGACCTCGTCAATACCCCCCCCGTTTACCTCCGGCCCGATGACCTTGCGAAGGAAGCGGCGAAGCTCTCAGTGGGGAAGGTCAGGGTAAGAGTTTACAATGAGAGGGAGATAAAGAAGATGGGGATGAGGGGTCTGTATGCGGTCGGGATGGGCTCGCCGTCTCCACCCCGCCTTATCGTGGCGAACTACCGGGGGGGCAGGGTAAAAGATAAGCCACTGGCAGTCATCGGGAAGGGGGTGACCTTCGATACCGGGGGGATTTCCCTGAAAAAATGGGAAGGTATGGACAAGATGAAATACGATATGGCGGGAGCCGCTGCGGCACTGGGGGTACTCAAGGCTATCTCTTCTCTGGGAGTGAAAAAGAATGTTCTCGTTGTGGTGCCCGTTGCGGAAAACATGCCGTCGGGAACCGCCTACAGGCCGGGCGATGTTATCAAGATGATGTCGGGAAAAACCGTCGAGGTTCTAACCACCGACGCAGAGGGAAGACTGATCCTTGCCGATGCAATTCACTTTGCCAGGACAAAGTTCGGTGCGAAAGCCATCATCGACATTGCTACCCTGACCGGGGCCTGTGTGGTTGCTCTCGGAGGTATCTCCATGGGTATGATGGGAAATGACCGGGGCCTGCTCGACAAATTTGCGGAGGCATCGAAACAAAGCGGGGAGAGGTCATGGGAACTTCCTCTTTTTGAGGAGTATGGCGAGCAAATCAAGAGTGAAGTTGCCGACATCAAGAACCTGGGAGGTCCCGAAGCGGGAGCGATAACCGCCGGTTACTTTCTCAGCCATTTCGTCGGTGACGCTCCCTGGGTGCACCTGGACATAGCGGGGGTGGCCTGGAGGGACAAAGAAAATATGGGGTATATGCCCGGTGCAACCGGTGCCGGTGTGAGGCTGGTGACAGAGCTTGTCAAGTCATATGATTAG
- a CDS encoding D-tyrosyl-tRNA(Tyr) deacylase, with the protein MRAVIQRVLRAKITAGGREVAAISRGILVFLAVQRGDGEADVEYISRKIFSLRIFPSEDGKKESELSVFDVGGEICLVPQFTLAGDARKGNRPSYSDAEEPEIARKLFSMVLAALERKGHSVVSGAFREHMQVEIINDGPYTVMLDSKKKF; encoded by the coding sequence TTGCGGGCAGTCATCCAGAGAGTCCTGCGGGCGAAGATAACCGCTGGCGGCAGGGAAGTCGCTGCAATCTCCAGGGGGATCCTGGTATTTCTCGCCGTGCAGAGGGGCGATGGCGAGGCTGATGTCGAATACATCTCCCGCAAGATTTTCAGCCTTAGAATTTTCCCGTCGGAAGATGGAAAAAAGGAGAGCGAACTCTCCGTTTTCGATGTGGGCGGCGAGATCTGCCTCGTTCCCCAATTTACCCTTGCAGGGGATGCGAGAAAGGGGAACAGGCCCTCCTACTCAGACGCGGAGGAGCCGGAGATCGCCCGGAAACTCTTCTCGATGGTACTGGCGGCCCTTGAAAGAAAGGGGCACAGTGTCGTCTCGGGGGCATTCCGGGAACACATGCAGGTGGAAATAATAAATGACGGCCCGTACACGGTAATGCTGGATTCGAAAAAAAAATTTTAG
- a CDS encoding CerR family C-terminal domain-containing protein, with protein sequence MTTRKKRNRSPEEVRQKILVAAEELFAEKGFAATSIREIAARADVNSAMIYYYFDDKQGLYRSIIDLCSNETYRMLLRAFKGKRDPSEQLREFCIEYARAHYLNRDIVKIMHREMFADDGHLSDFVSLYFRKSLDTVRDILERGIDTGRFREVDIELTAATLFGLILFIFLTEPVVASLRKQEALDEAAVVGITGELIDIFLAGIVKQHHQAK encoded by the coding sequence ATGACGACACGAAAGAAAAGAAACAGATCTCCAGAAGAGGTCAGGCAGAAAATACTCGTTGCTGCAGAGGAACTCTTTGCCGAGAAAGGATTTGCGGCAACTTCAATCAGGGAAATAGCCGCCAGGGCAGACGTCAACAGTGCCATGATCTACTATTACTTCGACGACAAGCAGGGGCTCTACAGGAGCATCATAGATCTCTGCTCGAATGAAACCTACAGGATGCTCCTTCGGGCATTCAAGGGAAAAAGAGACCCTTCTGAGCAGTTGAGGGAGTTCTGCATTGAATATGCAAGGGCCCACTACCTCAACAGGGATATCGTAAAAATAATGCACAGGGAGATGTTTGCAGATGACGGGCATTTGAGCGACTTTGTCAGCCTCTACTTCAGAAAGAGCCTCGACACCGTTCGTGACATCCTCGAGCGGGGCATCGACACCGGGCGGTTCAGAGAAGTTGACATCGAATTGACGGCGGCAACGCTGTTCGGCCTCATACTCTTTATCTTCCTCACGGAACCGGTCGTCGCATCTTTGAGGAAGCAAGAAGCCCTCGATGAGGCCGCGGTAGTGGGTATAACGGGGGAGCTCATAGATATTTTCCTTGCCGGCATCGTAAAACAACACCATCAGGCAAAATAA
- the alaS gene encoding alanine--tRNA ligase, whose product MTGKEVRERFLKYFEKHGHRILPSSSLVPGKDPSLLFTNAGMVQFKGAFLGLENVGTKRAVTSQKCLRVSGKHNDLENVGYTARHHTFFEMLGNFSFGDYFKKEAIFYGWDFLVRDLGLEPDRLYVSVFRDDDEAYDMWNRDMGLPEERIFRFGEEDNFWAMGETGPCGPCSEIIYDQGEDVGCGRPSCTVGCDCDRYLEIWNLVFMQFNRDEGGNLQPLPKPSIDTGMGLERVTVAMQGVKSNYDTDFFTGLIGKIAGMAGIEYGSDKALDAAMRVIADHGRATAFLIADGVLPANEGRGYVLRRIMRRALRHGKKLGFVKPFLHGVAEQVIEEMKEQYPELSANREFIGKVVVNEEARFLATLDGGLKIFEEEARKSVMRGEKVFKGSVAFKLYDTYGFPLDLTQDICRERGLTVDTEEFDTEMEKQRERARQAWKGGEYASDISAYVEILEKGFVTEFTGYNFTSDTGEIAGIVRGQESVEQAGEGDEVEIVTNRTPFYAEAGGQIGDRGRISAAEGEVEIEETFYAAENIIGHRGTVTSGIVSVGDRATLTVDEDRRRRIRANHTATHILQAALRNVLGDHVRQAGSYVGPDKLRFDYTHFDQVSPVQRNHVEEYVNRVIFQGRDVSWELLPYDVALTKGAVAIFGEKYGDIVRMVKVDAVSAELCGGTHAANTGELGVFVLIEERALASGVRRMEALTGVEAVTYLNGIRRILDNTAHLLAVAPGEVDGRVEKLLSDMKRLEKEKEDIRKKAIKGGLAGGELTVEELAGVQFAYRFFEEVDVKILREVMDELKGKVKRGVIVLGTQMEGKSTVLVGVAKEVSPRVDARKIVDEISRSVGGKGGGRADLAQTGSSDNRLLQIAVEKAREYLERI is encoded by the coding sequence ATGACGGGGAAGGAAGTTAGAGAAAGGTTTTTGAAGTATTTTGAGAAACATGGGCACAGGATACTTCCCAGTTCTTCTCTCGTTCCCGGGAAGGACCCATCCCTGCTCTTCACCAACGCCGGCATGGTGCAGTTCAAGGGTGCGTTTCTCGGTCTTGAGAATGTGGGGACGAAGAGGGCTGTTACCTCTCAGAAATGCCTGAGGGTTTCCGGGAAGCATAACGACCTGGAAAATGTGGGCTACACGGCGAGGCATCACACATTTTTCGAAATGCTCGGAAACTTTTCCTTTGGCGATTATTTCAAGAAAGAGGCCATTTTTTACGGCTGGGACTTTCTCGTGAGGGACCTCGGCCTGGAACCCGATCGTCTTTACGTTTCTGTTTTCAGGGATGATGATGAGGCCTACGATATGTGGAACAGGGATATGGGCTTACCGGAAGAGAGAATTTTCAGGTTCGGTGAAGAGGACAACTTCTGGGCCATGGGAGAGACGGGTCCCTGCGGACCCTGTTCCGAAATTATTTATGATCAGGGAGAAGATGTGGGATGTGGGAGACCCTCCTGCACCGTTGGTTGTGACTGTGACAGGTATCTCGAGATATGGAACCTTGTCTTCATGCAGTTTAACAGGGACGAGGGGGGCAACCTGCAGCCGCTGCCGAAGCCGAGCATCGACACCGGGATGGGACTCGAGCGGGTAACAGTGGCCATGCAGGGGGTGAAGAGCAATTATGACACAGATTTCTTCACCGGCCTCATTGGGAAAATAGCCGGGATGGCGGGGATCGAATACGGATCAGACAAAGCTTTAGATGCTGCAATGAGAGTCATTGCCGATCACGGAAGGGCAACGGCATTTCTGATAGCCGATGGGGTCTTGCCTGCAAACGAGGGGAGGGGATACGTCCTGCGGAGGATTATGCGCAGGGCTCTGCGCCACGGTAAAAAGCTGGGTTTTGTAAAGCCTTTTTTACATGGTGTCGCCGAGCAGGTGATCGAGGAGATGAAGGAGCAGTACCCTGAGCTTTCGGCAAACAGAGAGTTCATCGGGAAAGTGGTTGTCAATGAGGAGGCGCGGTTTCTTGCGACCCTCGATGGAGGACTGAAGATATTCGAGGAAGAGGCGAGAAAAAGCGTGATGCGGGGCGAGAAGGTCTTCAAGGGCAGTGTTGCCTTCAAGCTTTACGATACCTACGGCTTCCCCCTTGACCTGACCCAGGATATCTGCCGGGAAAGGGGTCTCACGGTCGATACGGAAGAGTTCGACACTGAGATGGAGAAGCAGAGAGAAAGGGCAAGGCAGGCGTGGAAGGGTGGGGAGTACGCATCGGATATTTCGGCGTATGTGGAAATTCTGGAAAAGGGATTTGTTACGGAATTTACCGGGTATAATTTTACCTCCGATACCGGTGAGATCGCAGGAATCGTGCGCGGGCAGGAGTCGGTGGAGCAGGCGGGTGAGGGGGATGAGGTCGAAATAGTCACCAACAGGACTCCGTTCTACGCCGAGGCCGGCGGGCAGATAGGTGACAGGGGCAGAATATCGGCAGCGGAGGGGGAGGTTGAAATCGAGGAAACGTTCTACGCTGCCGAGAATATCATTGGACACAGGGGAACGGTGACCTCCGGTATCGTATCTGTCGGGGACAGGGCCACCCTGACGGTGGATGAAGACCGCCGGCGCAGGATCCGGGCAAACCACACGGCGACACATATTCTCCAGGCGGCTTTGAGAAACGTTCTCGGCGACCATGTGAGACAGGCGGGGTCCTATGTCGGTCCCGATAAACTGAGGTTTGACTACACCCATTTCGATCAGGTCTCGCCGGTCCAGAGAAACCACGTCGAGGAGTACGTGAACAGGGTCATTTTTCAGGGCAGAGATGTATCCTGGGAGCTGTTGCCGTACGACGTAGCGCTGACGAAGGGCGCGGTGGCTATCTTCGGGGAGAAGTACGGCGATATCGTCAGGATGGTAAAGGTGGACGCGGTGAGCGCCGAGCTCTGCGGTGGGACTCATGCGGCGAACACGGGAGAACTGGGTGTGTTCGTGCTCATTGAAGAGAGGGCCCTGGCCTCGGGTGTTCGAAGAATGGAGGCTTTGACGGGTGTTGAGGCCGTCACCTATCTCAACGGTATCCGCAGGATCCTCGATAACACCGCTCACCTTCTGGCCGTTGCGCCGGGGGAAGTCGACGGAAGGGTGGAAAAGCTTCTCTCCGATATGAAAAGGCTCGAGAAGGAGAAAGAGGATATCAGGAAAAAGGCCATCAAAGGAGGTCTCGCCGGCGGTGAGTTAACGGTGGAGGAGCTTGCAGGGGTACAGTTCGCGTATCGGTTTTTTGAGGAAGTGGATGTAAAAATATTAAGGGAAGTCATGGACGAGCTGAAGGGGAAGGTAAAAAGAGGGGTGATCGTCCTTGGAACGCAAATGGAAGGGAAAAGTACCGTTCTCGTGGGAGTGGCGAAGGAGGTTTCTCCACGGGTCGACGCGAGAAAAATTGTTGACGAGATTTCCCGCTCCGTTGGAGGAAAGGGAGGCGGGAGGGCCGACCTTGCGCAGACCGGCTCCTCCGACAACCGTTTGTTACAGATCGCCGTTGAAAAGGCCCGGGAATACCTGGAACGGATCTGA
- a CDS encoding tetratricopeptide repeat protein: MNKHALVTLGKKTFEEKDYEAAERILINAIDKGAKYPDVYYTLGLTCHSLGEINRAIHYFREALKLNAEYVEALLGLSITLNDTGKYREAKEAFNKAIDAVSGKKTVISDTIVKPRMANLHRELGRVSMSINRYEDAVFYFKKALEIAPEYIDVKLEYAGALREKGDFAEAKEVLEEILKEKPAFVPALLGIGIINYVEGDVAEARAFWEKSLTIEPTNRLAHLYLKSIPKGRD, encoded by the coding sequence ATGAATAAACACGCCCTTGTCACGCTGGGGAAAAAAACCTTCGAGGAAAAAGATTACGAAGCCGCAGAGAGGATTCTCATAAACGCTATCGACAAGGGAGCAAAATACCCCGACGTGTACTACACCCTCGGACTCACCTGCCACTCCCTGGGTGAAATAAACAGGGCGATACACTATTTCAGGGAGGCGCTCAAGCTAAACGCGGAATATGTCGAGGCCCTTCTTGGCCTCTCGATAACGCTAAACGACACGGGAAAATACCGGGAAGCAAAAGAGGCCTTCAACAAAGCGATCGACGCCGTATCGGGAAAAAAGACGGTAATATCCGATACGATCGTAAAACCGCGCATGGCGAACCTTCACCGGGAACTCGGCAGGGTTTCCATGTCCATAAACCGATACGAAGATGCCGTGTTCTATTTCAAAAAAGCCCTCGAGATCGCTCCCGAGTACATCGATGTAAAGCTGGAGTATGCAGGTGCCCTCAGGGAAAAGGGAGACTTTGCCGAAGCCAAAGAGGTGCTCGAAGAAATACTCAAAGAGAAGCCCGCCTTTGTTCCTGCGCTGCTTGGCATCGGCATAATCAATTACGTCGAGGGGGACGTTGCAGAAGCGAGAGCGTTCTGGGAAAAATCACTGACCATCGAGCCTACAAACAGGCTCGCCCACCTCTACCTCAAGTCGATACCGAAGGGAAGGGATTAG
- a CDS encoding PilT/PilU family type 4a pilus ATPase codes for MNLNEILKVAVKNKASDVHLKVGLPPVLRVNGRLVPLKMDYRLKQEDLMGITNMVLSDAQKERFREMRELDVAYSVSGLGRFRANIFMQRGTLGVALRVVPGGVLSFEELNLPEILEKVASESRGLILCTGTTGSGKSTTLASIIEYINNHRTCHIITIEDPIEFLLKDKKSIITQREVEVDTPNFAAALKSALRQDPDVILVGEMRDYETIETALVAAETGHLVLSTLHTLDAAETINRIITVFPPYQQKQIRLQLSSILKSIISQRLVMRTDGEGRVPAVEILLNTARIREYIEDKEKTKKIRDAIAEGFTTYGMQTFDQSLMNLYRKDLVTLDEAMRQATNPEDFALRVKGVTSSSDLTWDEFDRVDGDDDSS; via the coding sequence CTGAACCTAAATGAAATATTGAAAGTTGCCGTAAAAAACAAGGCTTCAGATGTCCACCTGAAGGTGGGCCTGCCTCCTGTCCTTCGTGTCAATGGTAGGCTCGTCCCCCTGAAAATGGATTACCGGCTGAAGCAGGAAGATCTCATGGGTATCACGAACATGGTGCTGAGCGATGCTCAGAAGGAAAGATTCAGGGAGATGAGAGAACTCGACGTGGCGTACAGCGTTTCTGGACTCGGCCGTTTTCGGGCGAACATATTCATGCAGAGAGGTACTCTCGGCGTTGCGCTGCGAGTTGTTCCCGGGGGGGTCCTTTCCTTCGAGGAGTTGAATCTTCCGGAAATCCTCGAAAAGGTCGCTTCAGAATCAAGGGGGCTCATTCTCTGCACGGGAACCACGGGGAGCGGAAAATCGACCACTCTCGCATCGATTATCGAGTACATAAACAATCACCGGACCTGCCACATAATTACGATAGAAGACCCCATCGAGTTTCTCCTGAAGGACAAAAAGAGCATAATCACCCAGAGAGAAGTAGAGGTTGACACCCCCAACTTCGCCGCAGCCCTGAAGAGCGCTCTCAGGCAGGACCCGGATGTGATACTCGTCGGTGAAATGAGAGATTACGAAACGATCGAGACTGCGCTGGTTGCGGCTGAGACGGGCCATCTCGTCCTCAGCACGCTGCACACGCTGGATGCGGCGGAGACTATCAACCGTATCATAACGGTCTTCCCGCCCTACCAGCAGAAGCAGATCAGGCTGCAGCTTTCTTCGATACTCAAATCAATCATATCCCAGCGCCTGGTGATGCGCACTGACGGTGAAGGGAGGGTACCTGCTGTGGAAATCCTCCTCAATACGGCTCGCATAAGGGAGTATATCGAAGACAAGGAAAAGACGAAAAAGATACGGGATGCCATTGCCGAAGGGTTTACCACGTATGGAATGCAGACCTTCGACCAGTCCCTCATGAACCTCTACAGAAAAGATTTGGTAACCCTTGATGAGGCTATGCGCCAGGCTACCAATCCTGAAGATTTTGCCCTTCGGGTAAAAGGTGTGACGAGCAGTTCCGACCTCACCTGGGACGAGTTTGATAGGGTTGATGGTGATGACGACAGTTCTTGA
- the recA gene encoding recombinase RecA, which produces MDPNRKKALDIALSSIERQYGKGSIMRLGEQGSVQEVPAIPTGSISLDIALGIGGIPRGRITEIFGPEMSGKTTLALHILAESQKMSGVAAFIDAEHALDVHYAGKLGVNTDDLIISQPDSGEQALDIVETLVRSGAVDLVVIDSVAALVPRAELEGEMGDAHMGLQARLMSQALRKLTATISKSHTAVIFINQTRMKIGVMFGNPETTTGGMALKFYSSLRIDIRRIAQIKVGNEVIGNRTRAKIVKNKLAPPFRDVEFDILYGEGISREGDLIDLATNLEIVEKSGSWYSFQSEKIGQGKENARGFLKQHPDLKESIEREVREKTGLSVAEVRQNNEEKGV; this is translated from the coding sequence ATGGATCCTAATAGAAAAAAAGCACTCGATATTGCCCTCTCTTCCATAGAGAGACAGTACGGTAAGGGCTCCATCATGCGCCTGGGGGAGCAGGGAAGTGTTCAGGAGGTCCCGGCAATACCCACCGGTTCCATTTCTCTCGATATAGCCCTGGGAATCGGCGGGATCCCCCGTGGGAGGATTACCGAGATTTTCGGTCCCGAGATGTCCGGTAAGACCACGCTTGCCCTCCACATACTCGCTGAATCGCAGAAAATGTCGGGTGTTGCGGCATTCATCGATGCGGAACATGCCCTGGATGTTCACTATGCAGGCAAGCTCGGGGTGAATACCGATGACCTGATTATTTCCCAGCCGGATTCAGGCGAACAGGCTCTCGACATCGTGGAGACACTCGTCCGCAGCGGGGCGGTCGACCTGGTCGTCATAGACTCGGTTGCCGCGCTCGTTCCCAGAGCTGAACTCGAAGGCGAGATGGGTGACGCACACATGGGTCTCCAGGCCAGGCTCATGTCCCAGGCGTTGAGGAAGCTAACGGCTACCATCAGCAAGTCGCACACGGCGGTCATATTTATCAATCAGACGAGGATGAAAATAGGCGTGATGTTCGGAAATCCCGAGACCACCACGGGCGGGATGGCCCTCAAGTTTTACTCGTCTCTGAGGATCGATATCAGGCGAATAGCGCAAATCAAGGTTGGAAACGAGGTGATCGGGAACAGGACGAGGGCGAAGATCGTGAAAAACAAGCTTGCACCCCCATTCAGAGACGTAGAGTTCGATATCCTCTACGGAGAGGGAATATCCAGGGAAGGCGATCTGATAGATCTTGCAACCAACCTCGAAATAGTGGAGAAGAGCGGGTCCTGGTATTCTTTCCAGAGTGAAAAAATAGGGCAGGGAAAGGAAAACGCGAGGGGGTTTTTGAAACAGCATCCGGACCTGAAGGAGAGCATAGAGAGAGAGGTGCGGGAAAAAACGGGCCTGAGTGTTGCCGAGGTAAGACAAAATAATGAAGAAAAGGGAGTGTGA
- a CDS encoding tetratricopeptide repeat protein — MCKTAVGIVCGFFLAACISGCQTGKVREKTEDTVTLRAAESLIEEEDYRDAIEVLKNMINDHPSSPLLEKAYFDIGKAYHLDEQNVEAEVALDDFMRLYPDSELIPEALFLKGKNTERDKEKPGRDQSFTESAIGTYSQIVTKYPESASAKEARERISALKDTLAKHELLVARFYFKTKKFLSAEKRLKMAFEKYADTGTAPEIVSLLAETYLAEEKRDEALKLLEFMERNYPESDETDNIREEIKGAGR; from the coding sequence ATGTGCAAAACAGCGGTGGGCATAGTTTGCGGCTTTTTTCTCGCAGCTTGCATCTCTGGGTGCCAGACAGGGAAAGTGAGAGAGAAAACAGAGGATACCGTGACTCTTCGGGCTGCGGAAAGCCTCATTGAGGAGGAAGATTACCGGGATGCAATAGAGGTGCTAAAGAATATGATAAACGACCACCCGTCCTCCCCCCTGCTCGAGAAAGCATATTTCGATATCGGGAAGGCGTATCACCTGGACGAACAGAACGTCGAGGCAGAGGTAGCCCTCGATGATTTCATGCGCCTTTACCCCGACAGCGAGCTGATCCCGGAGGCTCTTTTCTTGAAGGGAAAAAACACGGAAAGGGACAAGGAAAAACCGGGAAGAGACCAGAGCTTTACCGAAAGCGCAATCGGCACATACTCCCAGATTGTCACCAAGTATCCCGAAAGCGCATCAGCAAAGGAGGCCCGGGAGAGGATAAGCGCTCTGAAGGACACCCTCGCGAAACATGAATTGCTGGTTGCGCGGTTTTATTTCAAGACGAAAAAGTTTTTGAGCGCCGAAAAGAGACTCAAAATGGCTTTTGAAAAATATGCCGATACCGGCACAGCCCCTGAAATAGTGAGTTTGCTCGCTGAGACATACCTGGCTGAGGAAAAGAGAGATGAAGCGCTGAAGCTCCTTGAATTCATGGAGAGGAACTATCCGGAGAGCGATGAGACAGACAATATCAGAGAGGAAATCAAAGGAGCAGGACGATGA